CGGCAGGGTGAATTCTTCGGCCTGCTGGGACCCAACGGGGCCGGCAAATCCACCCTGATCGGTATTCTCGCCGGGCTGGTGTTACCCGATTCCGGGCACGCCTGCATCATGGGCCACGACGTGGTCCGGGACTACCGTCAGGCCCGCCGCAGTCTGGGTGTGGTGCCCCAGGAACTGGTGTTCGACCCCTTTTTCAGCGTGCGGGAAGTCCTGCGCATCCAGGCCGGCTACTTTGGCCTCGGCCGGCGCAACGTCGCCTGGATCGACGAGTTGCTGGAGGCTCTGGGTCTGGCCGATAAGGCTGACGCCAACATGCGCACCCTGTCCGGCGGCATGAAGCGGCGGGTGCTCATCGCCCAGGCCCTGGTGCACCGCCCCCCGGTGGTGGTGCTGGACGAGCCCACCGCCGGGGTGGACGTGGAGCTGCGCCGGTCCTTGTGGGCCTTCGTCAAGCGCCTGCACCGGGACGGCCACGCCATTGTGCTCACCACCCATTATCTCGAAGAGGCCGAAGCCTTGTGCGAACGCATCGCCATTATCAATCATGGCCGCCTGATTGCGCTGGACAGCACCCAGGCCCTGATGCAAAGGGGGATGGGGCGCAAGCGCCGCCTGTGGCTGACGCTGGCGGCGCCGTTGCCACGGGCCGCGGAGTCCTTCGCCGGGCGGCTGATCGCCCAGGACGGCGCGCGGCTGTGTCTGCAATTGGAAAAAGGCCGTGATTCCATCGTCGCGGTGCTGGATGCCCTGCGCGCCCAGGGCGCCCGGGTGTTGGATCTGGAAACAGAGGAAGCGGATCTGGAAGACGTCTTCATTGAGCTGACAGGTCATTCGGCATGAACGGCTACGGTGTGTTGACCTT
This genomic interval from Gammaproteobacteria bacterium contains the following:
- a CDS encoding ABC transporter ATP-binding protein, with the protein product MTAAISVAAIHKHYGQLHALKGLDLTVRQGEFFGLLGPNGAGKSTLIGILAGLVLPDSGHACIMGHDVVRDYRQARRSLGVVPQELVFDPFFSVREVLRIQAGYFGLGRRNVAWIDELLEALGLADKADANMRTLSGGMKRRVLIAQALVHRPPVVVLDEPTAGVDVELRRSLWAFVKRLHRDGHAIVLTTHYLEEAEALCERIAIINHGRLIALDSTQALMQRGMGRKRRLWLTLAAPLPRAAESFAGRLIAQDGARLCLQLEKGRDSIVAVLDALRAQGARVLDLETEEADLEDVFIELTGHSA